One genomic window of Hymenobacter sp. J193 includes the following:
- a CDS encoding carboxypeptidase-like regulatory domain-containing protein, with the protein MRFPLILARLTPAGRRGSLLLLLLLLAAAAHAQVLLRGTVIDADTREPLPFVSIGVSGTSLGTASNENGEFTLSVPSLPRTLVVSELSHQKDTVRVTSAGPLTLELRTASITLPEVKVGSYPFQLVDRAYRRLLRDNRQKFYGKAFYRQTTRINGAPTELQEVIWNVKSNSSRIEGTTIAQGRYAGVPTVNNFSNFSVYTRMFGLFTPDSTISLALLSPNTFQNYLLELKGIVAGADSTKAGVAEIDFETRPEIKYRAKGTVWIDADTYQVLRYLVSTPSFTGTSTNPTQKFSNPEMQYDMAFQEAASPDAVGPLTYVKTSLTADLTQPGKTTLPVSVQTLTFFYDTSTTPTDLPYARASLDDRDLDAIRSVKYNPEFWENNSIVKRTPLEDEVIAAFEKRGAFGTMVKKAPTKAAPRR; encoded by the coding sequence TTGCGTTTTCCTCTGATTCTTGCCCGGCTAACCCCGGCCGGCCGCCGCGGCAGCCTGCTCCTGCTCTTGCTGCTGCTTGCCGCCGCCGCCCATGCCCAGGTACTCCTGCGCGGTACCGTAATTGATGCCGACACCCGCGAGCCGCTGCCCTTCGTGAGCATCGGCGTGAGCGGTACCTCCCTGGGCACGGCCAGCAACGAAAACGGCGAGTTCACGCTTTCGGTGCCGTCGTTGCCCCGCACGCTGGTGGTGTCGGAGCTCAGTCACCAGAAAGACACGGTGCGCGTAACCAGCGCCGGGCCGCTCACTCTGGAGCTGCGCACGGCCTCCATCACCCTGCCCGAGGTGAAAGTAGGCAGCTATCCTTTTCAGCTCGTGGATCGGGCTTACCGCCGGCTCCTGCGCGACAACCGCCAGAAGTTCTACGGTAAGGCCTTCTACCGGCAAACCACCCGCATCAACGGGGCCCCAACCGAGTTGCAGGAAGTTATCTGGAATGTGAAGTCGAACAGCTCCCGCATTGAGGGCACCACCATTGCGCAGGGACGCTACGCGGGGGTGCCCACGGTGAATAACTTCAGCAACTTCTCGGTGTATACCCGCATGTTTGGCCTGTTTACCCCCGATTCGACGATTTCGCTGGCTTTGCTCAGCCCCAACACGTTTCAGAACTACCTGCTCGAGCTGAAAGGCATTGTGGCCGGGGCCGACTCCACAAAGGCCGGGGTGGCCGAAATTGACTTCGAAACGCGCCCCGAAATCAAGTACCGGGCAAAAGGAACCGTCTGGATTGATGCCGATACTTACCAGGTGCTGCGCTACCTGGTTTCCACGCCCTCGTTCACGGGCACGTCTACCAATCCCACGCAGAAGTTCAGCAACCCCGAAATGCAGTACGATATGGCCTTCCAGGAAGCCGCTTCGCCTGATGCGGTGGGTCCGCTTACTTACGTGAAAACCAGCCTGACTGCCGACTTAACCCAGCCCGGTAAAACGACGCTGCCAGTGAGCGTGCAGACCCTGACGTTCTTCTACGATACCTCTACCACCCCCACCGACCTGCCGTATGCCCGTGCCAGCCTCGACGACCGGGACCTGGATGCCATTCGCAGCGTGAAGTACAACCCCGAGTTCTGGGAAAACAACTCCATCGTGAAGCGTACGCCGCTGGAAGACGAGGTAATTGCCGCCTTCGAAAAGCGCGGTGCTTTTGGCACGATGGTCAAGAAAGCCCCCACTAAAGCTGCGCCAAGAAGATAA
- a CDS encoding ABC transporter substrate-binding protein, translating to MCFSLRRLLPVGFLLSCLVACQPEQTSSTTPAATTHWVTDDLGHRLQLPTQPRRVMALAPSMTEMLYAVADTATIVARTQVCDFPRAALRKPVVNSYPLDMEKLVALHPDVVFTVEGITSQDDVARLQQLGVPVYCQRYTTVEDIFRGMQSLGQLLGRSGPARHLTDSLRTALQAIQRTAPTAARRPRVLAITWQDPIYVYGQNTLFTDKIQLAGGQNALTEVFAQPYPALTREYILRLNPEVLLGGRFGQLDSTFFKSYPELRRIQAFQNRRVFAVTGNLMERPGPRVVESVRELQRLLQQPARP from the coding sequence ATGTGCTTTTCCCTTCGCCGACTGCTGCCCGTTGGTTTTCTCCTGAGCTGCCTGGTGGCTTGTCAGCCGGAACAAACGAGTTCCACCACGCCGGCTGCTACCACGCACTGGGTAACCGATGACCTCGGCCACCGCCTGCAGCTACCCACGCAGCCCCGCCGTGTCATGGCCCTGGCGCCATCCATGACGGAAATGCTCTACGCCGTGGCCGATACGGCTACCATCGTGGCCCGCACCCAGGTGTGCGACTTCCCAAGGGCCGCCCTGCGTAAGCCCGTAGTGAATAGCTACCCGTTGGATATGGAAAAGCTCGTGGCCCTGCACCCCGATGTGGTTTTTACCGTGGAAGGCATTACGTCCCAGGATGATGTGGCGCGGCTGCAGCAGCTGGGCGTGCCGGTCTATTGCCAGCGTTATACTACTGTCGAAGACATCTTTCGGGGCATGCAGAGCCTGGGCCAGCTGCTGGGCCGCTCCGGTCCCGCCCGCCACCTCACAGATTCCCTGCGCACGGCCCTGCAAGCTATTCAACGCACTGCCCCCACGGCGGCAAGGAGGCCGCGGGTGCTGGCTATTACCTGGCAGGACCCCATCTACGTATATGGGCAGAACACGCTGTTTACCGATAAGATCCAGCTGGCCGGGGGGCAAAACGCCCTCACGGAGGTTTTTGCCCAACCATACCCGGCTCTCACCCGGGAGTATATTCTGCGCCTGAATCCTGAGGTGCTGCTGGGCGGCCGTTTTGGGCAGCTTGATAGTACGTTTTTCAAGTCATATCCCGAACTTCGCCGCATTCAGGCCTTTCAGAACCGGCGCGTGTTTGCCGTTACGGGCAACCTGATGGAGCGACCCGGACCGCGCGTGGTGGAGTCGGTGCGGGAGCTGCAGCGGCTGCTCCAACAGCCGGCGCGGCCATGA
- a CDS encoding DUF885 family protein codes for MRKIALTGLLAGALLGSCSQQKSAETSTDAAASPAVQDLNKLFDNYWEENAKLFPLDATSQGDNRYNDQLPNDGTLAFREKQRATYQSYLDQLHKFDRASLTANDQISYDIFEYEMQSRLEGLKLNAWMIPFQQFWGLPLSLGQYGSGEGVQPFKTVKDYENWLGRVRQFPAWADTAISNFRQGMRTGVVLPKALVVKMIPQMRDLVVKDAAQSLFYGPINRFPKEFTVAERKQLSLAYQEAILTQLAPTYQKLADFLEKEYLPKARASTGIGVIPEGPETYRYLVKYWTTTEKTPDEIHQIGLQEVARIRAEMEQVKQQVGFKGDLKAFFEQLKTDPKLMPYKTPKQVLDAFRAIQAKIDPNLKKMFGRTPKTPFEIRQTEAFRAASASAEYNQGSPDGSRPGIFYVPIVDATKFNVTSGMESLFLHEAIPGHHYQTSLQQENESLPKFRRFAWYGAMGEGWALYTESLGKELGLYTDPYQRMGALGDEMLRAVRLVVDTGMHAGTMTREQSIQYMLDNLALSEEEDVSAIERYMAIPGQALSYKIGQLKIRELRTRYEKQLGSKFSLSNFHDELLKDGVMPLAVLERKMDAWAKTQ; via the coding sequence ATGCGTAAAATTGCCTTGACGGGCCTCCTGGCCGGGGCGCTGCTGGGAAGCTGTTCCCAACAGAAATCCGCCGAAACCTCCACGGACGCCGCTGCTTCCCCTGCCGTGCAAGACCTCAACAAGCTGTTTGATAACTATTGGGAGGAAAATGCCAAACTCTTCCCGCTGGATGCCACCTCTCAGGGCGACAACCGCTACAACGACCAGCTGCCCAACGACGGCACCCTCGCCTTCCGCGAAAAGCAGCGCGCCACCTACCAAAGCTACCTCGACCAGTTGCACAAGTTCGACCGCGCCAGCCTCACGGCCAACGACCAGATCAGCTATGACATCTTCGAGTACGAGATGCAGAGCCGGCTCGAAGGGCTAAAGCTGAACGCCTGGATGATACCGTTTCAGCAGTTCTGGGGCCTGCCGCTCAGCCTGGGCCAGTATGGCTCGGGTGAAGGCGTGCAGCCTTTCAAAACGGTAAAAGACTACGAAAACTGGCTGGGCCGCGTGCGGCAGTTCCCGGCCTGGGCCGATACGGCCATCAGCAACTTCCGCCAGGGCATGCGCACCGGCGTGGTGCTGCCCAAAGCCCTGGTGGTAAAGATGATTCCGCAGATGCGCGACCTGGTGGTGAAGGATGCCGCCCAAAGCCTGTTCTACGGCCCCATCAACCGCTTTCCCAAGGAATTCACGGTGGCCGAGCGCAAGCAATTGTCGTTGGCTTACCAGGAGGCTATCCTCACCCAGCTGGCGCCCACCTACCAGAAGCTGGCGGATTTCCTGGAAAAGGAATACCTGCCGAAGGCCCGTGCCAGCACCGGCATCGGGGTTATTCCGGAGGGGCCGGAAACGTACCGCTACCTGGTGAAGTACTGGACTACTACGGAGAAAACGCCCGACGAAATTCACCAGATCGGGCTGCAGGAAGTGGCGCGCATCCGGGCGGAAATGGAGCAGGTAAAGCAGCAGGTTGGCTTCAAAGGCGACCTGAAGGCGTTTTTCGAGCAGCTGAAAACCGACCCGAAGCTGATGCCTTACAAAACACCCAAGCAGGTGCTGGACGCTTTCCGGGCCATTCAGGCCAAGATTGACCCGAACCTGAAAAAAATGTTCGGCCGCACGCCCAAAACGCCGTTTGAAATCCGCCAGACGGAAGCTTTCCGCGCTGCTTCGGCTTCGGCCGAGTACAACCAGGGCAGCCCCGACGGCTCCCGCCCCGGCATTTTCTATGTGCCCATCGTGGATGCCACCAAGTTCAACGTGACCTCGGGCATGGAGTCGTTGTTTCTGCATGAAGCCATTCCCGGCCACCACTACCAGACGTCCCTGCAGCAGGAAAACGAAAGCCTGCCCAAGTTCCGCCGCTTTGCCTGGTACGGCGCCATGGGCGAAGGCTGGGCACTCTACACCGAAAGCCTGGGCAAGGAACTGGGCCTGTACACCGACCCCTACCAGCGCATGGGCGCCCTCGGCGACGAAATGCTGCGGGCCGTGCGCTTGGTGGTAGATACCGGCATGCACGCCGGCACCATGACGCGGGAGCAGTCCATCCAGTATATGCTCGACAACCTGGCGCTCAGCGAAGAGGAAGACGTGTCGGCCATTGAGCGGTATATGGCCATTCCGGGGCAGGCGCTTAGCTACAAAATCGGCCAACTCAAGATCCGGGAGCTACGCACCCGCTACGAAAAGCAGCTGGGCAGCAAATTCAGCTTGAGTAACTTCCATGACGAGCTGCTGAAGGATGGCGTAATGCCCCTGGCCGTGCTGGAGCGCAAGATGGACGCCTGGGCTAAGACCCAGTAA
- a CDS encoding 3-ketoacyl-ACP reductase, with amino-acid sequence MESLQGKVALVTGAGKGIGRAVAVAFAQEGAHVALLARTESQLQEVAAEIRALGVKTALVAADVADRAAVEAAVQQLSAELGPIDILINNAGIGTFAKFLDMEPTEWEHIIQVNLLGTYYVTRAVLPGMIERQRGDIINISSTAGQRGAATTSAYSASKFGVLGLTESLMQEVRKHNIRVSALTPSTIATPLALDNKLTDGNPDKVAQPEDLAELIVAQLKLNRRVFIKEAGLWSTNP; translated from the coding sequence ATGGAATCATTACAAGGCAAAGTAGCCCTCGTGACGGGCGCCGGCAAAGGCATCGGCCGGGCCGTGGCCGTAGCCTTTGCGCAGGAAGGCGCCCACGTGGCCCTGCTGGCCCGCACGGAAAGTCAGCTGCAGGAAGTAGCGGCCGAAATCCGGGCCCTGGGCGTGAAAACGGCGCTAGTAGCCGCCGACGTAGCCGACCGCGCCGCCGTGGAGGCCGCCGTGCAGCAGCTCAGCGCCGAGCTGGGACCCATCGACATCCTCATCAACAACGCGGGTATCGGCACCTTTGCCAAGTTCCTGGACATGGAGCCCACCGAGTGGGAGCACATCATCCAAGTAAATTTGCTGGGCACGTACTACGTGACGCGCGCCGTGCTGCCCGGCATGATTGAGCGCCAGCGCGGCGACATTATCAACATTTCCTCCACGGCCGGGCAGCGCGGGGCGGCTACTACCAGCGCCTACAGTGCCTCCAAGTTTGGCGTGCTGGGCCTCACCGAGTCTTTGATGCAGGAAGTGCGCAAGCACAACATCCGCGTGTCGGCCCTCACGCCCAGCACTATTGCTACGCCCCTGGCCCTAGACAACAAGCTCACCGACGGCAACCCCGACAAAGTAGCGCAGCCCGAAGACCTGGCCGAGCTCATCGTGGCCCAGCTCAAGCTCAACCGCCGCGTTTTCATCAAGGAAGCTGGCCTCTGGAGCACCAACCCATAG
- a CDS encoding alkaline phosphatase D family protein: MNYLRLLLFLPVLLAGCTASNQPPAADELRLAFGSCNRQDLPQPLWDDIAADKPQVWIWLGDNIYGDSDDPKVLRQKYDAQFNQPGYRQLREQGTKVIGTWDDHDYGRNDGDKNYPFKAQNQQIALDFLEELAGSPRRRQEGIYAAYDYPVGKRKVKVILLDDRYFQDTLYRDKALVYHHNLTGDILGEAQWQWLEQQLRGSTADAHIIASGIQFLPQEHRYEKWSNFPSARQRLLDLLAATKPRGLLLISGDRHIGEMSRLTLPGLPQPIYEVTSSGLTHPATQNQGEPNQLRVGPLVNQKHYGLFRFRAQGRRLHVTAALKGEAGQVFYTQDIKLK; this comes from the coding sequence ATGAACTACCTCCGCCTGCTTTTGTTTCTGCCGGTTCTGCTGGCCGGCTGTACGGCTTCCAACCAACCGCCGGCTGCCGACGAGCTTCGCCTGGCCTTCGGCTCCTGCAACCGCCAAGACCTGCCCCAGCCGCTCTGGGACGATATTGCCGCCGACAAGCCCCAGGTCTGGATCTGGCTCGGCGACAATATCTACGGGGACTCCGACGACCCCAAGGTGCTGCGCCAGAAGTACGACGCCCAGTTCAACCAGCCCGGCTACCGGCAGCTGCGCGAGCAGGGCACTAAGGTCATCGGCACCTGGGACGACCACGACTACGGCCGCAACGACGGGGACAAGAACTACCCCTTCAAGGCCCAGAACCAGCAGATTGCCCTGGACTTCTTGGAGGAGCTGGCTGGCAGTCCGCGCCGTCGGCAGGAGGGCATCTACGCCGCCTACGACTACCCGGTGGGCAAGCGAAAAGTGAAAGTCATCCTGCTCGACGACCGGTATTTCCAGGACACGCTCTACCGCGACAAGGCCCTGGTGTACCACCACAACCTCACCGGCGACATTCTGGGCGAGGCGCAGTGGCAGTGGCTGGAGCAGCAGCTGCGCGGCTCCACGGCCGACGCCCACATCATTGCCTCGGGCATCCAGTTTCTGCCCCAGGAGCACCGCTACGAGAAGTGGAGCAACTTCCCCAGCGCCCGCCAGCGCCTGCTGGATTTGCTGGCGGCTACTAAGCCTCGCGGCCTGCTGCTCATCAGCGGGGACCGGCACATCGGGGAAATGTCGCGGCTCACGCTGCCGGGGCTGCCGCAGCCTATTTATGAAGTGACGTCCAGCGGCCTCACCCACCCGGCCACCCAGAACCAGGGCGAGCCAAACCAGCTGCGGGTGGGCCCGCTCGTGAATCAGAAGCACTACGGCCTGTTCCGGTTCCGGGCCCAGGGCCGGCGGCTGCATGTTACGGCGGCGCTTAAGGGAGAAGCAGGCCAGGTATTCTACACTCAGGATATCAAACTAAAGTAG
- a CDS encoding FAD/NAD(P)-binding protein encodes MPRSVITILGGGFSGSALAAHLARLPGSYCGDVHIVEPRPVLGRGLAYSADRPEYLLNVRARALSLLADEPAHFIEWLGRNEPAADAQAFCPRQLYGRYVQEMTQALLPTPAANGLRFHWHQTHASSVLPAAAGQAATVELASGTQLVSDAVVLALGNFPPLPPARSTDGRYLSHPGFHGSPWEPGALRTIAIHDSVLLIGSGLTAVDVVLGLRAQGHQGPIMVVSGHGRWPAPHIAVQPAYPEFYTRSLRGLISVGCVLRAVRQEIRRAAAGGIDWRPVLDSLRPDLGRIWMAWPQAEQSRFLRHLASFWTTVRHRSPPQNVALLEEMQRSGQLTQHIGRVQHIEPLGEALRVHARHGSHISKLTAQHVIACTGPLLDYTRIQEPLIVQMRQAGLLQPDPLRLGLLTDVHGGLIQADKTISSVLFTLGASRRPQSFESTAVPELRQQAAELAHYLGAQLRQA; translated from the coding sequence GTGCCACGCAGTGTTATTACCATTCTGGGTGGAGGATTTTCCGGGTCGGCGCTGGCGGCTCACCTGGCCCGCTTACCCGGCTCCTACTGTGGCGACGTGCATATTGTGGAGCCGCGCCCGGTGCTCGGGCGCGGCCTGGCCTATAGCGCCGACCGGCCCGAGTACCTGCTGAATGTCCGGGCCCGCGCACTCAGCCTCCTGGCCGACGAGCCTGCTCACTTCATCGAGTGGCTTGGCCGCAACGAACCTGCCGCCGACGCTCAGGCCTTCTGCCCGCGCCAGCTGTACGGCCGCTACGTGCAGGAAATGACTCAGGCGCTGCTGCCCACGCCGGCGGCTAATGGGCTGCGGTTTCACTGGCACCAAACCCACGCCAGCTCCGTACTTCCGGCTGCCGCAGGCCAAGCTGCTACCGTGGAGCTGGCCTCGGGCACACAGCTCGTAAGTGACGCGGTAGTGCTGGCATTAGGCAATTTTCCGCCGCTGCCCCCCGCCCGATCAACCGACGGCCGGTACCTTTCCCACCCCGGGTTTCATGGCAGCCCCTGGGAGCCGGGGGCACTGCGCACTATTGCCATTCACGATTCAGTGCTGCTGATTGGCTCGGGGCTGACGGCAGTAGACGTGGTGCTGGGCTTGCGGGCTCAGGGGCATCAAGGGCCCATCATGGTGGTTTCCGGCCACGGACGCTGGCCTGCGCCGCATATAGCCGTTCAGCCGGCTTACCCCGAGTTCTATACCCGCAGCCTGCGCGGCCTTATCAGCGTAGGCTGCGTACTGCGCGCCGTGCGCCAGGAAATCCGGCGGGCCGCTGCCGGAGGCATTGACTGGCGCCCGGTGCTGGACTCACTGCGGCCCGACTTAGGTCGAATCTGGATGGCCTGGCCCCAGGCAGAGCAAAGCCGGTTTCTGCGGCATCTGGCGTCTTTCTGGACAACCGTGCGCCACCGCAGCCCTCCGCAAAACGTGGCGTTACTGGAAGAAATGCAACGCAGCGGGCAACTCACTCAGCACATAGGCCGGGTGCAGCACATTGAACCGCTGGGCGAGGCGCTACGAGTACACGCCCGGCACGGCAGCCACATCAGCAAACTAACGGCGCAGCACGTCATTGCCTGCACCGGCCCGCTGCTGGACTACACCCGGATTCAGGAACCACTCATTGTGCAGATGCGCCAGGCCGGCTTACTCCAGCCCGACCCGCTACGGCTAGGTCTGCTCACCGATGTGCATGGGGGCCTCATTCAGGCTGATAAAACCATTTCCAGCGTCCTGTTCACGCTGGGAGCCAGCCGGCGCCCGCAATCCTTCGAGTCGACGGCCGTGCCGGAATTGCGGCAGCAGGCAGCCGAGTTGGCGCACTACCTGGGCGCACAGCTGCGGCAGGCGTGA
- the rfaD gene encoding ADP-glyceromanno-heptose 6-epimerase: MIVVTGAAGFIASCLVTRLNAANFNDVVVVDNFSVERKLANLQGKRLREYVDRGEFFDWLDVNHEQVEFIFHLGARTDTTEQDRAVLDLLNLDYSKQMWQACVRYQLPLVYASSAATYGSGTLGYSDQDEALLPLYRPLNPYGDSKNDFDNWAVQQTEKPFFWAGLKFFNVYGPNEYHKGRMASVILHAFEQIRQSGSMVLFKSHNPDYTDGGQMRDFVYVKDVVEVCYFLMHHRQHSGIYNLGTGEARTFLDLALNTFAALDLTADIHFKDTPEDIRDKYQYFTEADMRKLRSIGYDRPFTRLEDGIHDYVRNYLMPGAYY; this comes from the coding sequence ATGATTGTTGTAACCGGTGCGGCCGGCTTTATTGCCAGCTGCCTTGTCACCCGCCTCAATGCCGCCAACTTCAACGATGTGGTGGTGGTCGATAACTTTTCCGTGGAGCGCAAGCTGGCCAACCTGCAGGGCAAGCGCCTGCGCGAGTACGTAGACCGGGGCGAGTTTTTCGACTGGCTCGATGTCAACCACGAGCAGGTGGAGTTCATCTTTCACCTGGGTGCCCGCACCGACACCACGGAGCAGGACCGCGCCGTGCTGGACTTGCTCAACCTCGACTATAGCAAGCAGATGTGGCAGGCCTGCGTGCGCTACCAGCTCCCGCTGGTATACGCTTCCTCGGCAGCTACCTACGGCTCAGGTACGCTCGGCTACTCCGACCAGGACGAAGCGCTGCTGCCGCTTTACCGTCCTCTCAACCCCTACGGCGACTCCAAGAACGACTTCGACAACTGGGCCGTGCAGCAAACGGAAAAGCCGTTTTTCTGGGCCGGGCTGAAGTTCTTCAACGTGTACGGCCCCAACGAGTACCACAAGGGCCGCATGGCCTCCGTGATTCTGCACGCCTTCGAGCAGATTCGGCAAAGCGGCTCAATGGTGCTGTTCAAGTCCCATAACCCCGATTACACCGATGGCGGGCAGATGCGCGACTTTGTGTACGTGAAGGATGTGGTGGAAGTGTGCTACTTCCTGATGCATCACCGTCAGCACTCGGGCATCTACAACCTGGGCACCGGCGAGGCCCGCACTTTCCTGGACCTGGCGCTGAACACCTTCGCCGCGCTGGATCTTACGGCTGACATCCACTTCAAGGATACGCCCGAGGACATCCGCGACAAGTATCAGTACTTCACCGAAGCCGATATGCGCAAGCTGCGCAGCATTGGCTACGACCGGCCATTCACGCGCCTGGAAGACGGCATCCATGACTACGTGCGCAACTACCTGATGCCCGGCGCCTACTATTAA
- a CDS encoding diphthine--ammonia ligase: MAASVLLNWSGGKDAALALYHLLHDASYHVTDLLTSVSEPYQRVAMHGVRVELLEAQAQRIGLPLTQLQLPEMPDMATYEQQMVATLAPLQARGVTHAAFGDIFLEDLRRYREQQLARSGLSAVFPLWQRNPLELLRELWALGFRAVVVCVNEQLLDQRFCGRLLDEAFVRDLPPGVDPCGENGEYHSFVFEAPYFREPVPFTLGQQVRRTYPAPAGSPAATTGFWFQDLLPT, translated from the coding sequence ATGGCCGCATCTGTTTTGCTTAACTGGAGCGGGGGCAAAGACGCCGCCCTCGCCCTCTACCACCTGCTTCACGACGCCAGCTACCACGTCACGGACCTACTTACCAGCGTGTCGGAGCCCTACCAGCGCGTGGCCATGCACGGCGTGCGGGTGGAGCTGCTGGAGGCGCAGGCCCAGCGTATCGGCCTGCCGCTCACGCAGCTGCAGCTGCCCGAAATGCCGGATATGGCCACGTATGAGCAGCAGATGGTCGCTACGCTGGCGCCGCTGCAGGCCCGCGGGGTAACGCATGCCGCCTTCGGCGACATTTTTCTGGAAGACCTGCGCCGATACCGGGAGCAGCAGCTGGCACGATCGGGCCTGTCTGCTGTATTCCCGCTGTGGCAGCGCAACCCGCTGGAACTGCTGCGCGAGCTATGGGCGCTGGGCTTCCGGGCCGTAGTGGTCTGCGTAAACGAGCAGCTGCTCGACCAAAGATTCTGCGGCCGGCTGCTGGACGAGGCTTTTGTGCGCGACCTGCCGCCCGGCGTTGACCCCTGCGGCGAGAATGGCGAGTATCATTCCTTCGTGTTTGAGGCGCCCTACTTTCGAGAGCCGGTACCGTTTACTTTGGGGCAGCAGGTACGGCGCACGTATCCGGCTCCGGCGGGCAGCCCCGCTGCCACGACTGGCTTCTGGTTTCAGGATCTGCTGCCCACGTAA
- a CDS encoding iron ABC transporter permease yields the protein MKNGQAGLWLLLGSGALLGLLLLGLRVGSFAIDFDLMRRAMLHYDPTEPAQLVLVQLRLPRLLLAVLAGAGLAVSGYLMQAMVNNSLADPYLLGTASGAGLGAVLCFALLPTLTWAGIYLPPVAALLGALGTTLVVVALGMDRGQLRPAPLLLGGIAVGSLATAIGGLLTFLSDTPDKLRTVTFWAMGSFERAGWNLLPYPALALAGTLGLFAFLQKDLAILLLGEERAEALGVPVARLRWILIVSASVLTGCVVALCGPIGFVGLMMPHVTRWLLGVTGRWNLLVCALLGGCFLLACDLLARLLYPPAGVPVGIVTALFGVPFFVYLLRKKGT from the coding sequence ATGAAGAACGGGCAGGCAGGTCTTTGGCTGCTGCTGGGCAGCGGCGCGCTGCTGGGGCTGCTGTTGCTAGGGCTGCGCGTGGGCTCCTTTGCCATCGACTTCGACCTGATGCGCCGTGCCATGCTGCACTACGACCCCACCGAGCCCGCCCAATTGGTGCTAGTGCAGCTGCGGCTTCCCCGGCTGCTGCTGGCTGTGCTGGCCGGCGCCGGCCTGGCCGTGAGCGGCTACCTCATGCAGGCCATGGTAAATAACTCCCTGGCCGACCCTTATCTGCTGGGCACGGCCTCAGGCGCGGGGCTAGGAGCGGTGCTGTGCTTCGCGCTGCTGCCTACACTTACCTGGGCCGGCATCTACCTGCCGCCGGTGGCCGCTCTGCTGGGCGCCCTGGGCACTACCTTGGTGGTGGTAGCCCTGGGGATGGACCGGGGCCAGCTCAGGCCCGCGCCGCTGCTGCTGGGCGGCATAGCCGTCGGTTCCCTGGCTACGGCCATTGGCGGCCTGCTCACGTTCCTTTCCGATACGCCCGACAAGCTGCGCACCGTCACGTTCTGGGCAATGGGTAGCTTCGAGCGGGCCGGCTGGAACCTACTGCCGTACCCGGCGCTGGCCCTGGCAGGCACGCTGGGTCTATTTGCGTTTCTGCAGAAGGACCTGGCCATTCTGCTGCTGGGTGAAGAGCGGGCCGAGGCGCTGGGCGTGCCGGTAGCGCGCCTGCGTTGGATTCTGATAGTATCGGCCTCGGTGCTCACGGGCTGCGTAGTGGCCTTGTGCGGCCCTATTGGCTTTGTGGGGCTGATGATGCCGCACGTCACGCGCTGGCTGCTGGGCGTGACGGGGCGCTGGAATTTGCTGGTGTGCGCGCTGCTGGGCGGTTGCTTTCTGCTGGCCTGCGACTTACTGGCCCGCTTGCTCTATCCGCCGGCCGGCGTGCCCGTTGGTATCGTTACGGCCCTGTTCGGCGTACCGTTCTTCGTATATTTGCTGCGGAAAAAGGGGACTTAG
- a CDS encoding zinc-binding dehydrogenase: MLALVLDGIDQPLKLRKVPTPTPAAGEVQVQLHAAALNHRDVWIQKGQYAGLKFPIILGSDGAGRVSAVGEGVEPDLLGREVLINPGQNWGDNPAAQARSFTILGLPHDGTFAEYVCVPARAVQAKPTHLSFAQAAALPLGGVTAYRALFTRAALQPGERVLISGVGGGVALLTLQMAVAVGAEVWVTSGSSEKIVKAVALGARGGISYKTEKWPAQLINEAGGGFDVVVDSAAGPGFNDLLDAAAPGARIVFYGGTHGAIPQVPPAKIFWKQLSILGSTMGTEQDFARMVTLFEQHKLVPAIDEILPLASGEKALHRMAQGLQFGKIILQILV, encoded by the coding sequence ATGCTTGCCCTTGTTCTCGATGGTATTGATCAGCCCCTGAAGCTGCGCAAAGTGCCTACGCCCACACCAGCGGCCGGCGAGGTGCAGGTACAGTTGCACGCCGCCGCCCTCAACCACCGCGACGTCTGGATTCAGAAAGGACAGTATGCGGGCCTGAAGTTTCCCATCATCCTGGGTTCTGATGGGGCCGGTCGGGTGTCGGCAGTAGGGGAGGGCGTGGAGCCGGACCTGCTGGGGCGGGAGGTGCTCATCAACCCCGGCCAGAACTGGGGCGACAACCCGGCGGCCCAGGCGCGGAGCTTCACCATTCTGGGGCTGCCCCACGACGGTACGTTTGCCGAGTATGTATGCGTGCCCGCTCGCGCCGTGCAGGCCAAGCCCACGCACCTGTCGTTTGCCCAGGCCGCCGCGCTGCCATTGGGGGGCGTCACGGCTTACCGGGCGTTGTTTACGCGGGCAGCCCTGCAGCCCGGCGAGCGGGTACTCATCAGCGGCGTGGGCGGCGGAGTAGCTTTGCTGACTTTGCAGATGGCCGTGGCCGTGGGGGCCGAGGTGTGGGTAACGTCGGGCTCGTCGGAAAAGATTGTCAAAGCTGTGGCATTAGGCGCCAGAGGCGGCATCAGCTACAAAACCGAAAAGTGGCCCGCCCAGCTCATCAACGAGGCTGGTGGAGGCTTCGATGTGGTAGTAGACAGCGCCGCTGGGCCCGGTTTCAACGACCTGCTCGACGCGGCCGCACCGGGTGCACGCATCGTGTTCTACGGGGGTACGCACGGCGCCATTCCACAGGTGCCGCCCGCCAAGATCTTCTGGAAGCAGCTTTCTATTCTGGGTTCTACCATGGGCACCGAGCAGGACTTTGCCCGGATGGTCACCCTGTTCGAGCAGCATAAGCTTGTGCCCGCCATCGACGAAATCCTGCCCCTGGCCAGTGGCGAAAAGGCCTTGCACCGCATGGCGCAGGGTCTGCAGTTCGGCAAAATAATCCTGCAGATTCTGGTGTAG